In Turicibacter sanguinis, a genomic segment contains:
- a CDS encoding PspA/IM30 family protein, which yields MSILKRFTDIMSANMNALLDKCEDPSKMVDQILRNLNEDLGKVKAETAAVMAEEIRSKRELAECTQEVNKLLTYAKRAVEAGNDDDARLFLSKKATLVEKQQTLEQKVQMASENARKMRQMHDKLVSEINDLNTRRETIKAKVAAANMQSRLNEIGSSVGAAKTNLGAFARMEEKANRMLDEANAMADLNASPVDEVESLMSKYDAPSSAVEDELAALKGGSSSVIDDELAALKNELN from the coding sequence ATGTCCATTTTAAAAAGATTTACCGATATTATGTCAGCTAATATGAATGCCTTATTAGATAAGTGTGAGGATCCTAGTAAAATGGTGGATCAGATTTTACGTAATCTAAATGAGGATTTAGGAAAAGTAAAAGCAGAAACCGCAGCAGTTATGGCTGAAGAAATACGTTCTAAACGTGAATTAGCTGAATGCACACAAGAAGTAAATAAGTTATTAACGTATGCTAAACGTGCAGTTGAGGCAGGAAATGATGACGATGCCCGTTTATTTTTATCTAAAAAAGCAACCTTAGTGGAGAAACAACAAACCCTTGAACAAAAAGTTCAAATGGCTTCTGAAAATGCTAGAAAAATGCGCCAAATGCATGATAAACTAGTCAGTGAAATTAATGATTTAAATACACGTCGTGAAACCATTAAGGCAAAAGTAGCAGCTGCGAATATGCAATCGCGCTTAAATGAAATTGGAAGCTCTGTAGGAGCAGCTAAAACGAACTTAGGAGCATTTGCCCGTATGGAGGAAAAAGCCAACCGTATGCTTGATGAAGCGAATGCGATGGCAGATTTAAATGCGTCACCGGTTGATGAAGTCGAGTCGTTAATGAGCAAATACGATGCCCCCTCTTCGGCTGTTGAAGATGAGCTAGCAGCCCTCAAAGGTGGAAGTTCATCGGTGATTGATGATGAATTAGCCGCTTTAAAGAATGAATTAAACTAA